TCCTGGGGGTCATCGACGAGGCGCGCCGCCAGGTTCGCGCCGCCGCGGAGGAAGCCCTCCGCGAGAGCGCTCCCAGATAATTCTTGACGTCGACGCCCCGAAGACGTACCGTCAACGCAAGTCATGGGAACGTGCCCATGGGAACGTGCCCATGAGTTCCGGACTTACGCACACAAAGGAGTGATCGTGAAAGCAACGCGAAGCAAGATCGCCGCATCCGTCGTGGGTGCAGCGTCACTGGCCCTCATCGCATCGGGATGCTCACAGGGGGCGGGCGGTAGTGCGGCGGGGGATGACGGCAAGACCACGCTGACCATCACCACCTTCGGCACCATGGGCGTCGACGCCAAGTACGAGGAGTACATGGAGGAGAACCCGAACATCGTCATCGAGGCGACCAACCTCGAGGGCGGCGGGGCGGCGCGCGACGACGCCTACGCGAAGATCGCCGCCCGCACGGGCCTGAGCGACATCGTCGCGATCGAAGAGGGGTGGCTCGGCACGATCGCGGACGTCTCCGACGCGTTCGTAGACCTGCGCGACTACGGCATCGAGGACGTCAAGGACCAGTGGCTGGACTGGAAGTACGACCAGGGCACCACCACCGACGGCCGGGTCATCGGCGCCGGCCTCGACATCGGCCCCCAGGGCCTCTGCTACCGCGGCGACCTCTTCGAGGCGGCGGGTCTTCCCAGCGAGCGCACGGAGGTCGCCGAGTACTTCGGCGGCGATGACGCGACCTGGGACCGCTTCTTCGAAGTGGGCCAGGAATACGTGGACAACACCGGCAAGGCGTTTTACCACAGCCCCCGATTCTTCTGGAACTCCTTCGTGAACCAGCAGGAGGAGGGCTACTACAAGAAGGACGGCGAGACGCTCAACATCGAGGACAACAAGGTCTTGAAGGAGCAGTTCACCAAGATCGTCGAGGCGGAGCAGGCGGGCCTCGGCGCCGGTCTGCCGGGCTGGGACGTCGGCCCGGAGGCCAAGGCCGGCGACTTCGCCGTGTACATGTGCCCGAGCTGGATGCTCGGTATCGTGCAGGGCTACTACGACGAGGGGACCACCGACAGCGGCTGGGACTTCGCCGATGTCCTTCCGGGCGGTGCGGCCAACTGGGGCGGCGCGTTCCTCGGCGTCTCCGAGTCGTCCGAGCACAAGGAAGAGGCGGCCAAGCTCGCCCTGTGGCTCGCGTCCCCCGCGCAGCAGGCGGCATCGTTCGAGGTCGCAGGTCCCTTCCCGAGCACGGTCGAGGGCCAGGAACTGGTCGCCGACACGACGAGCGCGTTCTTCAACGACGCCCCCACCGGTGAGATCTTCGCCGCCCGCGCAAAGGGTGTCGTCGCGCAGGTGAAGGGCCCGGAGGACTCCAACATCCAGGACAACGTCTTCGGCCCGACCTTCGACCGCGTCAGCCAGGGCGAACTGACGGACCCCGACAAGGCCTGGGATGAGGCCATGACGCTGCTGGGTCAGATCGTCCCCTGATCGATGCCGGGCGGCCCGGTGCATGCGCCGGGCCGTCCGCTTCCCTCCCGCCGTACCTCACCCTCGCGGATTGGCTCAATGATGACCATGCTTACCCGGAGTCGCCCCCTCCGGTCGGAACTCACGTTCCGGCAGAGGGTGAGTCGCTTCGACTACACCGTCTCCCCGTACCTCTACGTCGCGCCGTTCTTCATCCTGTTCGCGTTGATCGGCGTCTTCCCCATCGCGTACACGTTCAACGTGTCGCTGTACGACTGGCACCTCCTGAAGGGGCAGGGCGAGTTCGTCGGCCTCGCGAACTACGTCAGCGTGCTGAGCGACCCGTTTTTCTGGAACGCGTTCGGCAACACCGTGAGCATCTTCCTGCTCTCGGCCATCCCGCAGCTCGTCGTGGCGACCGGCATCGCCGCGCTCCTCGACCAGGCGATCCGCGGCAAGACCTTCTGGCGCATGAGCATCCTGCTGCCGTACATCGTGGCTCCGGTCGCGGTCACCGTGATCTTCCTGCAGGTCTTCAACCAGTACCACGGCCCCGTCGCCGGACTCCTGGAGCTGTTCGGACTCGACCCGATCCGCTGGACGTTCGACGCCTTCCCCTCCCACGTCGCCATCGCCACGATGGTGAACTGGCGCTGGACCGGCTACAACGCGCTGCTCCTGCTGGCGGCCATGCAGGCCGTGCCGCGCGACGTCTATGAATCCGCGGCCATCGATGGCGCGAACAAGCTTCGCAGGTTCTGGTCCATCACCATCCCCATGATCCGCCCGACGCTCATCTTCGTCGTCATCACCGCCACCATCGGGGGCCTGCAGATCTTCACCGA
The sequence above is a segment of the Microbacterium caowuchunii genome. Coding sequences within it:
- a CDS encoding extracellular solute-binding protein, with the protein product MKATRSKIAASVVGAASLALIASGCSQGAGGSAAGDDGKTTLTITTFGTMGVDAKYEEYMEENPNIVIEATNLEGGGAARDDAYAKIAARTGLSDIVAIEEGWLGTIADVSDAFVDLRDYGIEDVKDQWLDWKYDQGTTTDGRVIGAGLDIGPQGLCYRGDLFEAAGLPSERTEVAEYFGGDDATWDRFFEVGQEYVDNTGKAFYHSPRFFWNSFVNQQEEGYYKKDGETLNIEDNKVLKEQFTKIVEAEQAGLGAGLPGWDVGPEAKAGDFAVYMCPSWMLGIVQGYYDEGTTDSGWDFADVLPGGAANWGGAFLGVSESSEHKEEAAKLALWLASPAQQAASFEVAGPFPSTVEGQELVADTTSAFFNDAPTGEIFAARAKGVVAQVKGPEDSNIQDNVFGPTFDRVSQGELTDPDKAWDEAMTLLGQIVP
- a CDS encoding carbohydrate ABC transporter permease; the encoded protein is MMTMLTRSRPLRSELTFRQRVSRFDYTVSPYLYVAPFFILFALIGVFPIAYTFNVSLYDWHLLKGQGEFVGLANYVSVLSDPFFWNAFGNTVSIFLLSAIPQLVVATGIAALLDQAIRGKTFWRMSILLPYIVAPVAVTVIFLQVFNQYHGPVAGLLELFGLDPIRWTFDAFPSHVAIATMVNWRWTGYNALLLLAAMQAVPRDVYESAAIDGANKLRRFWSITIPMIRPTLIFVVITATIGGLQIFTEPRLFDARYYGGSNRQFQTIVLFLYEMGFVRRDFGRASATAWILFLIIVLVGLLSFAVTRAIRTADTKTRRIKIATIGAQQGES